Proteins from one Danaus plexippus chromosome 2, MEX_DaPlex, whole genome shotgun sequence genomic window:
- the LOC133319079 gene encoding myrosinase 1-like, giving the protein MFGLLGYTCLATILVVVVNSKNTSKHEARKLPDDLLFGASTASYQIEGAWNLDGKSESTWDRLSHHQPCVIHNCDTGDIAADSYHQYKRDVEMIRELGLDFYRFSLSWTRILPTSFPDQINEKGVQYYNNLINEMLKYNIQPMVTIYHFDLPQKLQDLGGWNNPHIVDWFTDYSRVVFELFGDRVKYWISFNEPREICAHSTLEPALSSSYSVSGYANYMCAKNLLVAHANVYHLYNNEFRKVQGGQVGITISSAWYEPESEKDIEAAEDIIQFEMGIYANPIFSESGDYPSIVKERIAAKSKEQGFPRSRLPQFTPEEVDLIKGSYDFFGLNHYTTYMVYRNESVYGHYSSPSFDDDIEVISYQDDSWDSGASLWMKRVPWGFYKLLTKIREDYNNPPVFITENGFSTRGGLIDDDRIKYYRTYIDAMLDAIEDGSDIRVYAAWSLMDNFEWVMGYSERFGLYEVDYESPERTRTPRKSAYVYKEMLRTRVLDYSYEPDMSLGMHFDDN; this is encoded by the exons TTGCCTGGCTACAATTTTGGTCGTAGTGGTCAATAGCAAAAACACGTCTAAACATGAAGCAAGGAAACTACCCGACGACTTACTTTTCGGAGCATCTACGGCGTCGTACCAAATAGAAGGGGCTTGGAACCTAGACG gtaAATCTGAAAGTACTTGGGATCGGTTATCACACCATCAACCTTGTGTTATTCACAACTGTGACACGGGCGATATCGCCGCTGATTCCTATCATCAATACAAGCGAGACGTGGAAATGATACGGGAACTAGGCCTCGACTTTTACAGGTTCTCTCTCTCCTGGACGAGAATATTACCAACGAGCTTTCCAGATCAAATCAATGAAAAAGGAGtgcaatattacaataatttgataaatgaGATGCTCAAATACAACATACAACCCATGGTGACCATTTATCACTTTGATTTACCTCAAAAGTTGCAAGATCTGGGAGGATGGAACAATCCCCATATAGTTGATTGGTTTACCGATTATTCAAGAGTAGTTTTTGAGTTGTTTGGAGACAGAGTTAAGTATTGGATATCTTTTAATGAACCTCGAGAGATATGTGCTCATTCAACCCTAGAACCAGCACTAAGTTCATCTTATAGTGTTTCTGGATATGCTAATTACATGTGTGCCAAAAATCTGCTAGTAGCACATGCTAACGTCTACCATTTGTACAACAATGAATTTCGTAAAGTCCAAGGTGGTCAAGTCGGTATAACAATAAGTTCCGCGTGGTATGAACCTGAATCAGAAAAGGATATAGAAGCTGCTGAAGATATCATACAATTCGAG ATGGGAATTTATGCAAATCCGATATTTTCGGAATCTGGAGATTATCCGTCAATCGTGAAAGAAAGGATAGCAGCAAAAAGTAAGGAACAAGGATTTCCAAGATCACGATTACCACAATTCACTCCAGAGGaagttgatttaattaaaggaAGCTACGACTTCTTTGGGTTGAATCATTATACTACTTATATGGTTTATAGAAATGAATCAGTATATGGACATTATAGTTCTCCATCTTTTGATGATGATATCGAAGTGATAAGTTATCAAGACGATTCCTGGGATTCAGGTGCTTCATTGTGGATGAAG cGTGTACCCTGGGGATTCTAtaagttattaacaaaaatacgaGAGGACTACAACAACCCGCCAGTTTTCATCACTGAGAATGGATTCTCAACTCGGGGTGGTTTAATTGACGACGACcgcataaaatattacagaacaTACATTGATGCTATGCTCGATGCTATTGAAGATGGATCAGATATAAGAGTTTATGCAGCGTGGAGTTTGATGGACAATTTCGAATGGGTTATGGGATACAG TGAACGTTTCGGACTGTACGAGGTGGACTACGAGAGTCCTGAACGCACCCGCACTCCTCGCAAGTCTGCTTACGTGTACAAGGAGATGCTGCGCACACGAGTACTGGACTATAGTTATGAACCTGATATGAGCTTGGGAATGCATTTCgatgataattaa